One window of Rhipicephalus microplus isolate Deutch F79 unplaced genomic scaffold, USDA_Rmic scaffold_561, whole genome shotgun sequence genomic DNA carries:
- the LOC119176933 gene encoding uncharacterized protein LOC119176933, with translation MNAKYCPRCPFFSYQLVRVITHIGLEHSGEPNFSVICGIEGCANTYTNFSSYRSHLYRHHSAVLEENGSNCHQRSLERPRDRRSTELPSSEQLRHEMDSADMHSAEMNGAELPIFRGGYSHRKTPVRNLQSQQTAAPRDHFQRFLEKVKSTIWDFFFSITTKHSLPHAAAVKIFAQLKEVFELVLKAYGNEFMNAMETSVMGPELQNLLGCSFLPDLFNGIESKWKRDNYVKENFPFVPAEEHYVGEDANYHYVPLPKLLTVLCQLPDIAAHLKSPVNIERHETSVYRDHTDGLVFKEHMQSIIPEGSTHTIILLFYTDEIEVVNPLGAKRGKHKILAVYCSLVNIHARYRSQIDNIYLVMLVRYAYVKTHGLGPILQPLLDDLKAMHKEGLVLSVQGREVNARVIVLAFCGDNLSLNRLGGFSCCFSNGRVCRFCMISSKQLAQKTHEDMCQARTLGRHELHLAAVAVNTANRRLYGVNEASPLLQLPYFDVTRQLPPDLMHDILEGGAESVLRQVLRSLLSSRLLSKQDLDLVWAFKYGKNDTKNKPPAINMSFLNSNAVLAGTASSKWCLMRFLPLILGTRIPEGNEDWELLLKFREIIDIIFAAEISSARLAYLDVLVQSFLVDFSARYGPGALIPKLHYMVHYARFVRELGPLKNFWSMRFEAKHQSFKKMAATIKNYRNLTHTLAERHQMKQSCHLKNFELYQELEASGSRPVKWSTLPTCAKEVLSKTVHEVQNAMVDRRTYHAGSVLVRRTEEGPQFYEIERLLVARGVLYTLTRTLVVECFDRHRFCYCVRRADEQELQEASERYEPYLLDLYGTGELVPKWETW, from the coding sequence ATGAATGCAAAGTACTGTCCGAGATGCCCGTTTTTCTCTTACCAGCTGGTAAGAGTGATAACGCACATAGGGTTAGAGCACAGCGGAGAGCCGAACTTCAGCGTGATATGCGGCATCGAAGGCTGCGCCAACACGTACACGAACTTCTCCTCCTACAGATCACACCTGTATCGTCACCACTCAGCCGTGCTTGAAGAAAATGGCAGCAATTGCCATCAGCGGTCGCTCGAGCGCCCAAGGGATCGACGGAGCACTGAACTGCCGTCAAGCGAACAGCTTCGGCACGAAATGGACAGTGCGGATATGCACAGTGCTGAAATGAACGGCGCCGAACTGCCAATCTTTCGCGGCGGTTATTCGCATAGGAAAACTCCTGTGAGGAATTTGCAATCACAGCAGACTGCAGCTCCACGTGACCACTTTCAGCGCTTTCTGGAAAAAGTTAAATCCACCATAtgggatttctttttttccatcacTACAAAACACAGCTTGCCACATGCTGCAGCTGTGAAGATATTTGCCCAACTGAAGGAGGTGTTCGAGCTTGTGCTTAAggcttatggtaatgaatttatgaaTGCAATGGAGACATCAGTGATGGGTCCTGAATTGCAAAATCTTCTTGGCTGTTCATTTCTGCCTGACCTGTTCAATGGGATTGAGAGTAAATGGAAACGAGACAATTATGTGAAGGAAAATTTCCCTTTTGTACCAGCTGAAGAGCATTATGTCGGTGAGGATGCAAACTATCATTACGTCCCATTGCCAAAGCTTCTCACTGTACTTTGCCAGCTCCCGGACATTGCAGCCCATTTAAAATCACCTGTAAATATTGAGAGGCATGAAACCTCTGTGTACAGAGATCACACAGATGGCCTGGTGTTCAAGGAACACATGCAATCTATCATTCCCGAGGGCAGCACACACACAATTATTCTTCTATTTTACACAGATGAAATAGAAGTTGTAAATCCCCTCGGAGCTAAACGAGGAAAGCACAAGATCCTGGCAGTGTACTGTAGTTTGGTGAACATTCATGCCAGGTATAGGTCACAGATTGACAATATTTATCTGGTCATGCTTGTGCGCTACGCATATGTGAAGACTCATGGTCTAGGCCCTATACTACAGCCACTGCTGGATGACCTGAAGGCAATGCACAAGGAGGGCCTCGTATTAAGTGTGCAAGGGCGTGAAGTTAATGCCAGAGTTATTGTGCTTGCATTTTGTGGTGACAATCTGTCCCTGAACCGCCTTGGCGGGTTTTCCTGCTGTTTCAGCAATGGGCGAGTTTGTCGATTCTGCATGATATCCTCAAAGCAGCTAGCACAAAAAACGCATGAAGACATGTGTCAAGCACGCACATTAGGTAGGCATGAATTGCACCTTGCAGCTGTAGCTGTGAACACAGCCAACAGACGTCTGTATGGTGTCAATGAGGCCTCTCCCCTGCTCCAGCTTCCCTATTTTGATGTGACTCGGCAGTTGCCTCCAGACCTAATGCATGACATATTGGAAGGTGGTGCAGAATCCGTGCTTCGGCAAGTTTTAAGATCGCTCTTATCTAGTAGGTTGCTATCCAAGCAGGATCTGGATTTGGTGTGGGCATTCAAGTACGGGAAGAacgacacaaaaaacaagcctccTGCAATCAATATGTCGTTTCTGAACAGTAATGCTGTATTGGCAGGAACGGCATCCAGCAAATGGTGTTTGATGAGATTTTTACCACTCATCCTTGGAACGAGGATCCCAGAAGGCAATGAAGATTGGGAGCTCCTGTTGAAGTTTCGCGAGATCATTGATATAATTTTTGCAGCTGAAATCTCATCGGCCCGCCTTGCATACTTGGACGTGCTTGTGCAAAGCTTCTTGGTTGATTTTTCAGCCAGGTATGGCCCTGGAGCACTCATCCCCAAGCTGCATTATATGGTTCACTATGCTCGATTTGTGCGTGAGCTTGGCCCACTCAAGAACTTTTGGTCGATGAGATTTGAGGCTAAACACCAAAGCTTCAAAAAAATGGCTGCAACTATCAAGAACTACAGAAACTTGACACATACTCTGGCCGAAAGGCACCAGATGAAACAGAGCTGTCATCTGAAAAACTTTGAGCTATACCAGGAACTAGAAGCCTCAGGAAGCAGGCCTGTTAAATGGAGCACACTGCCAACATGTGCCAAAGAAGTTTTGTCGAAGACAGTGCATGAAGTACAAAATGCAATGGTCGACCGACGCACGTACCATGCTGGGAGTGTTTTAGTTCGGAGAACAGAGGAGGGACCACAGTTCTATGAGATTGAGCGACTACTTGTGGCGAGAGGAGTGCTCTACACACTCACGAGAACACTGGTGGTTGAGTGCTTCGACAGGCACAGGTTTTGCTATTGCGTTCGAAGAGCAGATGAGCAGGAACTTCAAGAAGCTAGTGAGAGATATGAGCCATACCTGCTGGACCTCTATGGGACAGGTGAACTGGTCCCCAAGTGGGAAACTTGGTAG
- the LOC142795139 gene encoding uncharacterized protein LOC142795139 isoform X2, with product MQSKCLVTYGDRNVAVAFDEPWTGRDLIEHLKGLDMFSEVDASAIGLTRFDEDFDVFVDITEVDVIENKSRIKVRLTSQVRIADVLEESAQPSQPARTGAYCLPDVPPDIAWMVKCHQPGQYFVGRSRVLQWLHHDLYLYDMYPGKLYTEAARALITRFPNLADVAGTGYDSWREALRFKAKYERKKMKALTKENTERIPRKKKPTEDECTAPRRTERPSAAVLADAEDAETIAGHVLAMTKEVAKARPDMAYIEDCMSRTLPSRREWVSQDSPSVDDIIKKYPALLIGSIVQLEFRLLTKVPIMEKLEEFLGPASGKIVKIARQKRHMQKFLEDLDAVLVDASEDASEEVMLTAAICVLPAMVKERMDAFICKFDPTKTHYVPTVTFMGNVLTSDAFAVRLEDIEIAEKSLLAAISTQMALYWATNIVFDKKAQRTFDVLSRALKVKSGLRPTPLVSVTLTTLSH from the exons ATGCAATCGAAGTGCCTCGTTACATACGGCGACAGAAATGTCGCCGTCGCTTTCGACGAGCCGTGGACGGGGCGGGATTTAATTGAACACTTGAAAGGGTTGGACATGTTCTCAGAAGTTGACGCCTCTGCCATAGGCTTGACG CGTTTCGACGAAGACTTCGACGTTTTTGTCGACATTACAGAAGTGGACGTGATCGAAAATAAATCGAGAATAAAAGTCCGACTGACCAGCCAAGTCCG GATAGCAGATGTTCTGGAAGAGTCTGCACAGCCGTCACAGCCAGCACGGACCGGTGCATACTGCCTCCCAGATGTACCACCAGACATTGCCTGGATGGTAAAATGCCACCAGCCAGGGCAGTACTTCGTAGGTCGCTCTCGAGTACTACAGTGGCTTCACCATGACTTGTACTTATACGACAT GTACCCTGGGAAATTGTACACAGAGGCAGCACGGGCTTTGATCACCAGATTTCCTAACTTGGCTGATGTAGCGGGGACTGGCTAT GATTCATGGCGAGAAGCTCTAAGATTTAAAGCCAAATATGAAAGGAAGAAAATGAAGGCATTAACAAAGGAGAACACAGAAAGAATTCCGCGGAAGAAGAAGCCTACAGAGGACGAGTGCACTGCTCCTCGGCGCACTGAGAGGCCTAGT GCAGCTGTCTTGGCTGACGCAGAAGATGCCGAGACCATTGCTGGTCACGTTTTGGCAATGACGAAAGAAGTTGCAAAGGCCAGGCCCGACATGGCCTATATTGAGGACTGTATGAGCAGAACTTTGCCAAGCAGAAGGGAGTGGGTGTCCCAAGACAGCCCATCTGTTGATGACATCATTAAGAAGTACCCTGCTCTTTTAATCGGCTCCATC GTGCAGCTGGAATTCAGGTTGCTTACCAAAGTGCCCATAATGGAGAAACTGGAAGAATTCTTGGGGCCTGCTTCAGGAAAAATAGTAAAAATAGCCAGACAGAAACGTCACATGCAAAAGTTTCTGGAAGACCTCGATGCTGTTCTTGTCGATGCCTCTGAAGATGCATCCGAGG AGGTGATGCTCACTGCTGCTATTTGTGTCCTTCCGGCAATGGTGAAGGAAAGAATGGATGCTTTCATCTGCAAATTT gaCCCCACAAAGACGCACTACGTGCCCACAGTCACATTCATGGGAAATGTGTTGACATCTGATGCATTTGCTGTGAGGCTGGAGGACATCGAAATTGCAGAGAAGAGCCTCTTGGCAGCAATTTCCACCCAGATGGCACTATACTGGGCTACCAATATAGTTTTTGATAAAAAAGCTCAACGAACGTTTGACGTTCTATCCCGCGCTCTTAAAGTGAAGAGTGGCCTACGGCCAACACCACTAGTCAGCGTAACACTGACCACCCTGAGCCATtaa
- the LOC142795139 gene encoding uncharacterized protein LOC142795139 isoform X1, translated as MQSKCLVTYGDRNVAVAFDEPWTGRDLIEHLKGLDMFSEVDASAIGLTRFDEDFDVFVDITEVDVIENKSRIKVRLTSQVRIADVLEESAQPSQPARTGAYCLPDVPPDIAWMVKCHQPGQYFVGRSRVLQWLHHDLYLYDMYPGKLYTEAARALITRFPNLADVAGTGYDSWREALRFKAKYERKKMKALTKENTERIPRKKKPTEDECTAPRRTERPSVRISNFAQPCRHQVCLCHLANKIYLCFQAAVLADAEDAETIAGHVLAMTKEVAKARPDMAYIEDCMSRTLPSRREWVSQDSPSVDDIIKKYPALLIGSIVQLEFRLLTKVPIMEKLEEFLGPASGKIVKIARQKRHMQKFLEDLDAVLVDASEDASEEVMLTAAICVLPAMVKERMDAFICKFDPTKTHYVPTVTFMGNVLTSDAFAVRLEDIEIAEKSLLAAISTQMALYWATNIVFDKKAQRTFDVLSRALKVKSGLRPTPLVSVTLTTLSH; from the exons ATGCAATCGAAGTGCCTCGTTACATACGGCGACAGAAATGTCGCCGTCGCTTTCGACGAGCCGTGGACGGGGCGGGATTTAATTGAACACTTGAAAGGGTTGGACATGTTCTCAGAAGTTGACGCCTCTGCCATAGGCTTGACG CGTTTCGACGAAGACTTCGACGTTTTTGTCGACATTACAGAAGTGGACGTGATCGAAAATAAATCGAGAATAAAAGTCCGACTGACCAGCCAAGTCCG GATAGCAGATGTTCTGGAAGAGTCTGCACAGCCGTCACAGCCAGCACGGACCGGTGCATACTGCCTCCCAGATGTACCACCAGACATTGCCTGGATGGTAAAATGCCACCAGCCAGGGCAGTACTTCGTAGGTCGCTCTCGAGTACTACAGTGGCTTCACCATGACTTGTACTTATACGACAT GTACCCTGGGAAATTGTACACAGAGGCAGCACGGGCTTTGATCACCAGATTTCCTAACTTGGCTGATGTAGCGGGGACTGGCTAT GATTCATGGCGAGAAGCTCTAAGATTTAAAGCCAAATATGAAAGGAAGAAAATGAAGGCATTAACAAAGGAGAACACAGAAAGAATTCCGCGGAAGAAGAAGCCTACAGAGGACGAGTGCACTGCTCCTCGGCGCACTGAGAGGCCTAGTGTACGTATTTCAAATTTTGCACAGCCCTGCAGACATCAGGTTTGTCTTTGCCATCTGGCCAACAAAATTTATCTGTGCTTTCAGGCAGCTGTCTTGGCTGACGCAGAAGATGCCGAGACCATTGCTGGTCACGTTTTGGCAATGACGAAAGAAGTTGCAAAGGCCAGGCCCGACATGGCCTATATTGAGGACTGTATGAGCAGAACTTTGCCAAGCAGAAGGGAGTGGGTGTCCCAAGACAGCCCATCTGTTGATGACATCATTAAGAAGTACCCTGCTCTTTTAATCGGCTCCATC GTGCAGCTGGAATTCAGGTTGCTTACCAAAGTGCCCATAATGGAGAAACTGGAAGAATTCTTGGGGCCTGCTTCAGGAAAAATAGTAAAAATAGCCAGACAGAAACGTCACATGCAAAAGTTTCTGGAAGACCTCGATGCTGTTCTTGTCGATGCCTCTGAAGATGCATCCGAGG AGGTGATGCTCACTGCTGCTATTTGTGTCCTTCCGGCAATGGTGAAGGAAAGAATGGATGCTTTCATCTGCAAATTT gaCCCCACAAAGACGCACTACGTGCCCACAGTCACATTCATGGGAAATGTGTTGACATCTGATGCATTTGCTGTGAGGCTGGAGGACATCGAAATTGCAGAGAAGAGCCTCTTGGCAGCAATTTCCACCCAGATGGCACTATACTGGGCTACCAATATAGTTTTTGATAAAAAAGCTCAACGAACGTTTGACGTTCTATCCCGCGCTCTTAAAGTGAAGAGTGGCCTACGGCCAACACCACTAGTCAGCGTAACACTGACCACCCTGAGCCATtaa